The Sulfurovum riftiae genome includes a window with the following:
- the topA gene encoding type I DNA topoisomerase yields MKNLIIVESPAKARTITNFLGKDYKVIASKGHIRDLPKSTFGITIDDETGDLVPKYSIPRDANPTVKELKKLAKEAETIYIATDEDREGEAIGYHIAKAIGKEPTELPRIVFHEITKSAIQHALENPRRVDMDSVDAQQTRRLLDRIVGYKLSPLLASKIQKGLSAGRVQSSTLKIVVDREREIKAFKPEEYWTIDALFQKNIDASIYDYNGLKIDKLTIRTDADAAEIVASAKGESFVVSSIEKSKRKTKTPPPFMTSTLQQAASTQLGFSPKKTMMVAQKLYEGVKTDKGTMGLITYMRTDSLNLAKEAIEAARSHIKSTYGDKYLPAKAKNYATKSKGAQEAHEAIRPTRVDFDGAMAAKFLNADELKLYRLIYNRFLACQMTEAELESQTILFKGDKCTFKASGRKLLFDGFYKVTGYNEKDKLLPELGKGQPVSLDDIKAEQHFTEPPPRYNEASLIKKLESLGIGRPSTYAPTITILQTRKYIEIEKKRIHPTEIAFTVIEMLEKHFPEIVDSGFTANMEETLDKVAEGETDWQTILKEFYTPFMHKIEEGKKNIKSLKVATPTGENCPKCGSELLLRKGRYGEFIACSNFPKCKYTKNTDGTEVEQPEETDEKCEKCGSPMVIKNSKRGKFLACSAYPKCKNAKSLTPPKELTVPCPECGGKLQEREGRRGKFFGCENYPKCKFIANFEPVDKKCPECGYLMGKKTLRGKEIYECFKCKHKEEAK; encoded by the coding sequence ATGAAAAATCTAATTATCGTCGAATCTCCGGCAAAAGCACGTACTATTACCAATTTTCTGGGCAAGGACTATAAGGTCATCGCCTCCAAAGGCCATATCAGAGACCTGCCAAAGAGTACTTTTGGTATCACCATTGATGACGAGACAGGCGACCTTGTCCCAAAATACTCCATCCCCAGAGATGCGAACCCTACAGTCAAAGAGCTGAAGAAACTCGCCAAAGAGGCAGAGACCATCTATATCGCAACCGATGAGGACCGTGAGGGGGAAGCCATCGGATACCACATTGCAAAAGCCATAGGCAAAGAACCTACCGAACTGCCGCGTATCGTCTTTCACGAGATCACGAAGTCAGCCATCCAGCATGCGCTTGAGAACCCGAGAAGAGTCGATATGGACTCTGTGGATGCACAGCAGACCCGAAGGCTGCTTGACCGTATCGTAGGGTACAAACTCTCTCCATTGCTTGCCAGTAAGATACAAAAAGGGCTGAGTGCAGGAAGGGTACAGAGTTCTACACTGAAGATCGTTGTGGACAGGGAACGTGAGATCAAAGCCTTCAAGCCCGAAGAGTACTGGACCATCGACGCACTTTTCCAAAAGAACATCGATGCCTCCATTTATGACTATAACGGTCTTAAGATCGACAAACTGACCATCAGGACCGATGCGGATGCAGCTGAGATCGTAGCGTCCGCCAAAGGGGAATCTTTTGTTGTCTCTTCCATAGAAAAGAGCAAAAGAAAAACGAAGACACCCCCGCCGTTCATGACCTCCACACTACAGCAGGCGGCATCCACACAGCTTGGTTTCTCTCCCAAAAAGACAATGATGGTGGCACAGAAGCTCTATGAAGGTGTCAAAACAGACAAGGGGACCATGGGGCTGATCACCTATATGAGAACCGATTCCCTCAATCTTGCCAAAGAAGCCATTGAGGCGGCACGTAGCCATATCAAAAGTACCTACGGGGACAAGTACCTTCCGGCAAAAGCGAAGAATTATGCCACAAAATCCAAAGGGGCACAGGAAGCACACGAAGCGATCCGGCCTACCCGTGTCGATTTTGACGGTGCCATGGCAGCCAAGTTCCTGAATGCTGACGAACTCAAACTCTATCGCCTCATCTACAATCGTTTCCTTGCCTGCCAGATGACCGAAGCGGAACTTGAGTCACAGACCATTCTCTTCAAGGGAGATAAGTGCACCTTTAAAGCCAGCGGAAGAAAACTGCTCTTTGACGGTTTTTACAAAGTAACCGGATACAACGAAAAAGACAAACTGCTTCCCGAACTGGGAAAAGGACAGCCGGTCTCCCTCGATGATATCAAAGCGGAGCAGCATTTTACGGAGCCTCCTCCACGCTACAACGAAGCCAGCCTCATCAAAAAGCTGGAATCTCTGGGGATCGGCCGCCCAAGTACCTATGCACCGACCATTACTATTCTGCAGACACGAAAATATATCGAGATAGAGAAGAAACGTATCCATCCTACAGAGATCGCGTTTACAGTCATCGAGATGCTGGAAAAACACTTTCCGGAGATCGTCGACAGCGGATTCACCGCAAATATGGAAGAGACCCTGGACAAAGTGGCAGAAGGTGAAACGGATTGGCAGACCATTCTCAAAGAGTTCTATACGCCGTTCATGCACAAGATCGAAGAGGGGAAAAAAAACATCAAAAGCCTGAAGGTGGCCACACCGACCGGAGAGAACTGTCCCAAGTGCGGCTCCGAACTGCTGCTCAGAAAAGGACGCTACGGCGAATTCATCGCCTGCAGCAACTTCCCGAAATGCAAATACACCAAAAATACGGACGGTACGGAAGTGGAACAGCCTGAAGAGACCGACGAAAAGTGTGAGAAGTGCGGCTCGCCTATGGTCATCAAGAATTCCAAAAGAGGGAAATTCCTTGCCTGTTCCGCATACCCGAAATGTAAAAATGCCAAATCGCTTACACCGCCTAAAGAGCTGACAGTTCCCTGTCCTGAATGCGGCGGAAAACTCCAGGAGAGAGAGGGGAGACGCGGTAAATTCTTCGGTTGTGAGAATTACCCCAAATGCAAATTCATCGCCAATTTCGAACCGGTAGACAAAAAATGTCCTGAGTGTGGCTATCTCATGG
- a CDS encoding DUF2279 domain-containing protein translates to MRSLLLSLLISLALVAEELPQESFGDSVYNSIMKPAQSEEELMNRVLYTNLAGAALVTVWGVAFWDYFSTSPRMGDEGWFQHDTKYGGADKMGHMYSTYLWSLGFSSLYEYWGMETERSALYGSLSAWSFQFLMELGDSFSESQGFSYEDVVANTVGALFYYAREKYPDLKNKVDLRLEYLPDFQSGGDVFTMYNSMKYLFALKFSGFESMEDNLLKYGELQLGYYTRGYQHYEDYIQKERNIYVGVGVNVSEILASWGWVKTGKIFNYYQLPYTYVPFSYDFDSESYFKPYSRPYHGYKR, encoded by the coding sequence TTGCGCTCCTTACTGCTTTCCCTTCTCATTTCACTTGCACTTGTCGCCGAAGAGCTCCCCCAGGAATCTTTTGGGGATTCCGTCTATAACTCCATCATGAAGCCGGCACAGTCAGAGGAGGAACTCATGAACAGGGTTCTTTATACCAATCTTGCCGGTGCGGCACTTGTTACCGTCTGGGGTGTCGCTTTCTGGGACTATTTCAGCACTTCACCTCGGATGGGGGATGAGGGCTGGTTCCAGCATGACACCAAATACGGCGGCGCGGACAAGATGGGACATATGTATTCCACCTATCTCTGGTCTCTGGGCTTCTCTTCTCTTTATGAATACTGGGGAATGGAGACCGAACGTTCCGCACTTTACGGTTCTCTCTCTGCCTGGTCCTTTCAGTTTCTCATGGAACTGGGAGACTCCTTCAGTGAATCACAGGGATTCTCTTACGAAGATGTCGTAGCCAATACCGTAGGTGCCCTGTTTTATTATGCACGGGAGAAATATCCTGACCTGAAAAACAAAGTGGACCTCCGCCTGGAGTACCTCCCGGATTTCCAGAGTGGCGGGGATGTCTTTACCATGTACAACTCCATGAAATACCTTTTTGCCCTGAAGTTCAGCGGCTTTGAGAGCATGGAGGACAATCTTCTAAAGTATGGTGAACTCCAGCTGGGCTACTATACCCGTGGATATCAGCACTATGAAGACTATATTCAGAAGGAGCGAAATATCTATGTCGGGGTCGGTGTCAATGTCTCCGAGATCCTTGCCTCCTGGGGATGGGTAAAAACCGGGAAGATCTTCAACTATTATCAGCTGCCATACACCTATGTCCCCTTCAGCTATGACTTTGACAGCGAGAGCTATTTCAAACCCTACTCCAGACCCTACCACGGTTACAAAAGATAA
- the dcd gene encoding dCTP deaminase, whose translation MGLKSDKWIREKSLNEEMISPFCEGLVGEGVVSYGLSSYGYDIRVSDEFKIFTNINAEVVDPKDFNENNVVDFKGDVCIVPPNSFALARTIEYFKMPKDTLAICLGKSTYARCGIIVNVTPFEPGFEGHITIEISNTTPLPAKIYANEGIAQVLFLEGDEQCETTYSDRKGKYQSQTGITLPRILKQK comes from the coding sequence ATGGGATTGAAGTCCGACAAATGGATACGTGAAAAATCGCTTAATGAGGAGATGATCAGCCCTTTCTGCGAAGGATTGGTGGGAGAAGGGGTCGTCAGCTACGGACTGAGCTCCTACGGCTACGATATACGTGTCTCCGATGAATTCAAGATCTTCACCAACATCAATGCGGAAGTGGTAGACCCCAAGGATTTCAATGAGAACAATGTGGTCGATTTCAAAGGGGATGTCTGCATCGTTCCTCCGAACTCCTTTGCTCTGGCACGTACGATCGAATACTTCAAAATGCCCAAGGATACGCTCGCGATCTGCCTGGGAAAAAGTACCTATGCACGCTGCGGTATCATTGTCAATGTCACCCCTTTTGAACCGGGATTTGAGGGGCATATCACTATTGAGATCTCCAACACCACTCCGCTTCCTGCGAAGATCTATGCCAATGAGGGTATTGCACAGGTTCTCTTTTTAGAGGGGGATGAACAGTGCGAAACGACCTACAGCGACAGAAAAGGAAAATACCAGAGCCAGACAGGCATCACGCTTCCCCGAATCTTAAAACAAAAATAA